In Anopheles gambiae chromosome 2, idAnoGambNW_F1_1, whole genome shotgun sequence, a single window of DNA contains:
- the LOC1274937 gene encoding G-protein coupled receptor dmsr-1, producing MSSTELGEFVINVTDGPHSLAGDEDGANISTATTAHLLYCGKALDDFHTSYAKAHGIVCLLVCIFGSIANTLNIVVLTRREMRSPTNAILTGLAIADLLVMLDYMPYAINSIPYLRLSREERLTYGWAWYIMFHSIFAQICHTISIWLTVTLAIWRYIAVAYPQRNRQWCDMSKTLAAIFSSYVVCPFLAVPIYLSFSIQSNVELLGCDGNTLTPDAIGNVSQGRNVTLYRLGTSQLVRDNPALLNVNFWIYSVVFKLIPCIALTILSLRLIGALLEAKQRRSQLTGTATGLKQIVDGRVVDAKAGKQTDKEKQTDRTTRMLLAVLLLFLITEFPQGILGLLSAVLKKDFFFNCYLKLGDVMDVLALVNSAINFILYCSMSRQFRSTFNDLFRPRILDRWMAVPQGDDEQAGRGQHQDAATTQITQI from the exons ATGAGCTCGACGGAATTGGGAGAATTTGTAATAAATGTCACCGATGGACCGCACAGTCTGGCAGGCGATGAGGATGGGGCCAACATCTCGACCGCAACAACCGCACACCTGCTGTACTGTGGCAAGGCGCTGGATGATTTCCACACCAG CTACGCCAAAGCGCACGGGATCGTCTGCCTGCTGGTGTGCATCTTTGGCAGCATTGCCAACACGCTCAACATTGTGGTGCTGACGCGGCGCGAGATGCGATCGCCGACCAACGCCATCCTGACCGGGCTGGCGATCGCCGATCTGCTCGTCATGCTCGACTACATGCCCTACGCAATCAACTCCATCCCGTACCTGCGGCTGTCGCGCGAGGAGCGGCTCACGTACGGCTGGGCCTGGTACATCATGTTTCACTCGATCTTCGCCCAGATCTGCCACACGATCTCGATCTGGCTGACGGTGACGCTGGCCATCTGGCGCTATATCGCCGTCGCCTACCCGCAGCGCAACCGCCAGTGGTGCGACATGTCCAAAACGCTGGCCGCCATCTTCAGCTCGTACGTGGTGTGCCCGTTCCTGGCCGTACCGATCTACCTCTCCTTCAGCATCCAGTCGAACGTGGAGCTGCTCGGGTGCGACGGCAACACGCTCACGCCGGACGCCATCGGCAATGTTTCGCAGGGCCGCAACGTGACGCTGTACCGGCTCGGTACGTCCCAGCTGGTGCGCGATAATCCGGCGCTGCTGAACGTGAACTTTTGGATCTACAGCGTCGTGTTCAAGCTGATACCGTGCATCGCGCTGACCATCCTCAGTCTACGGTTGATCGGTGCGCTGCTAGAGGCAAAGCAGCGCCGCAGCCAACTGACCGGCACGGCCACCGGCCTGAAGCAGATCGTCGACGGCCGGGTGGTGGACGCCAAGGCCGGCAAGCAAACGGACAAGGAGAAGCAGACGGACCGGACGACGCGCATGCTGCTCGCGGTGCTGCTACTGTTTCTCATCACCGAGTTCCCCCAGGGCATCCTTGGCTTGCTGAGCGCCGTGCTGAAGAAGGACTTTTTCTTCAACTGCTACCTCAAGCTCG GTGACGTGATGGACGTGCTGGCGTTGGTCAACTCGGCGATAAACTTCATCCTCTACTGCTCGATGAGCCGCCAGTTCCGCAGCACGTTCAACGATCTGTTCCGCCCGCGCATCCTGGACCGGTGGATGGCGGTGCCGCAAGGGGACGACGAGCAGGCGGGCCGGGGCCAGCACCAGGACGCAGCTACAACGCAGATTACTCAGATATAG